The following is a genomic window from Mycobacterium parmense.
TGACCCGGCTCGCCTGCGCGGCGGTCACCGCGAGCCCCATCGCGGGGAAGATGTAGACGTTATTGCACTGCGCGATACGTTTTTCCACGCCGTCGTGCTGCAGGGGAGCGAATGGCGAGCCCGTGGCGATCAGCGCCCGCCCGTCGGTCCAGTGGTCCAGTTCGGCCGGGTGCGCCTCGGCGCGGCTCGTCGGGTTGGACAGCGGGAAGATGATCGGGCGATCGGCCTTCGCGGCCATCTCGCGCACGATCTCCTCGGTGAATGCGCCGGCCGCGGTGGACAGCCCGAGCAGGACGCCGACGTCGACGTTGTGCACGACATCGGCCAACTGGGCCGGCCCGGACAGCTTCCAATCGGCCACGCGGTCGGCGGGCTGGGCGAAGTCGCGCTGTCCCTCGGAGAGATCGGTGCGGTCGTCGGTGAGCAGCCCGACGACGTCGACGACCCAGAGCCGCTCTCGGGCCGCACGCTCGGAAAGCCCCTCGTTGACCATCTCCCGCCGGATCATGTCCAGCACGCCGATGCCGGCGGAGCCCGCCCCGAGCATCACGACCTGCTGTTGCGACAGCGGCCGGCCGGCCACCTTCGCGGCGCCGTGCAACGCACCTAGGGTGACGGCGGCGGTGCCCTGGATGTCGTCGTTGAAGGTCAGCAGCTTGTCGCGGTAGCGGGCAAGGATCGGCTGGGCGTGCGCGGTGGCGAAGTCCTCCCACTGCAGCAGCACATCCGGCAGTTGCTCGCGCACCGCGGTGACGAACTGGTCGATGAATTCGTAGTACGTGTCGTCGTCGATGCGCCGGTGACGCCAGCCGAGGTATTGCGGGTCGTCGAGCAGTTCGACGTTGTCGGTACCGACGTCGAGCACGATCGGCAGGGTGCGGGCGGGATCGATACCGCCGATGAGGGTGTAAAGCGAGAGCTTGCCGATCGGGATACCCATGCCGCCGATCCCCTGGTCGCCCAAGCCGAGAATACGCTGCCCGTCGGTCACCACGATCACGTCGACGTCGCGGTGGGGCCGGTTGCCCAGCACCTCGCCGAGGCGGTCGCGGTCGGGATAGGAAACGAACAATCCTCTTGGGCGCCGGTAGATTTCGCTGAAACGCTGGCAGGCCTCACCGACGGTGGGCGTGTAGACGACGGGCAGGGTCTCGGGTATGTGGTCGCTCAGCACGCGGTAGAACAGCGTCTCGTTGCGATCCTGTAGGGCGCGCAGATAGATGTGCTGGTCGAGACCGTCTCGGCGAGTTGAGAACTCGTGCCAGCAGTGCGCGGCCTGTTCGTCGATGGTCTTCACCGCGGTCGGCAGCAGGCCCAGCAGTCCGAACTTCCGCCGCTCGTCTTCCGTGAAGGCCGTGCCCTTGGTCGTCAGAGCGTCGAACAGCCTTGCTTGACCACGTTTGTCGTCGGACATCGAGAAAGCCCTTCTGCCGTGGAATTCGGCCGATGCGGCGCTTTGCCTCCGCGAGACAACCAGAAGCTACCGCAGGGAATCCACCGGCGTCGAATCCTTCGGTCACGGGTCAGCTACTCTCGGCGGCCGGGCGCACCGCGGACATGCGGCGTTCATCGCCGGTTTGACCGCGGTTCGGGATGACCATGTCCACAACACGGTTCGGTGGGTGCCCCTCAGCCGGGGCGGTTGGCGCGCAGGGCGGCCGACTCACGGCAGATCACTTTGGACTCCCTACGCGCTCTGCGCGCGCGCCTGCGCAACTGTCGCGCGAATGCCGTCGCGTAGTCGGACTGCCCGATGTCGGGTACGTCGGATTGCCGGCTGGCGACGCGTGACCGGTAGGCCTTCTGCCGGCACGCGCCCGAGCAGTAACACGCGTCGGAGCGACCGTGGAACCGCTTCCCGCATACACAACATCGCAATTCTGACGCGCCCACCCCTGGAACGTTACATTTATTCGTAACGTCAGCCAAGGGCGTTCTCAGCGATTTCGTCCCCAAAGCGAAGCCCTGGCAACGGAGTAGCATTTTCGCCCGGGAGTTTGTGAATACCGCCAACGGCCGGAAATTCTGAGCGTAAAACAGGAAATGGCCGAAGGCCGGTGACGAGGTTGGCGATGCGCTAGCCGCTGCGGGCGAATTGCACCGCCCGAACGGGCGAAGGGGGAGTCGATGCACCGCCACCCCGGTCCCTGCGGATCGGCCGATCGCAAGCACCGCGAATCCTTCCCGCAGGACGGTCGGAGGTTCGTCGGGTGACGGCGCCTCTGAGAGCGTGGTGGAGCCAGCCCGACCAGTTCGACTGGATCACCTCGTTCCTGCTGCAACGCGGCATGCTGCGGCCGGCCCGCATGATCATGTCCGTCGTCGCCGGATCCTCGGCGTTGGTGCCGCTGACTGTGCTGCCCAGCCAGAGCCATCCGACCGCTGTCCAGGTGGTCACCGCTGTGTTCGGTGCGGCGGTCACCGTCGGCATGACCGCCATGTGGCTGACGCGATGGCCGACGCGCAGGCAATCCCAGGCCGGCGCGGTGATCGGGGCGTTGTGCATCGGTGGGTGGAGTCTCATTCAGCCCACTGCGGCGCTGGCCGCGCTGGCGTGTACGGCCATGGCGGTGACCGGCGGCTACATGGCGTTCTTCCACAGCCTTCGACTGCTGCTCGTCAACGCGCTGGTAGCGACCGTGCTCGCCGCCACGGTGGTGCTCAGGCTGGCCATAGAGGTCAACGTGGCCACGGCCGTCTCTGCTCTGTGGGTCATCAATTTCGTCAACTTGTCGATCCCCCTGGCGATTTGGGGCATTTCGCAGGCGATGGGCTTGTACGCACAGCGCTCCGAGGAGGACGCTCTCACGGGCTTGCTCAACCGCCGGGCCTTCACGGCGGCGGTCGCCGTTCGGTTGGCGAATCCACCCCAGGCGCACACGCACTTGGCGGTGGTGATGATCGATCTCGACAACTTCAAGCGCATCAACGACACGCACGGTCATCCGGCCGGCGACCGCGCCCTGCGTTCGGTCGCGGAGTTGCTGCGGGCCCACACACCTGCCGACGCGGTGATCTGCCGTGCCGGCGGCGAAGAGTTTTTGGTCGCGGTGACCGCTGCCGACGCGGACGTGTGGCCCTTGACGGCGCGGTTCTGCGACGCCTTCGCCGGACTCTCCCCGAAGATCACGGCGAGCATTGGCAGCGCCAGCACCGCGCTGCACCTACTGACCGGACCGGACGTCGCACGCCTGATCGACGAACTTGTCGTCAGCGCCGACAGGGCCATGTACGCCGCCAAACGCAACGGGGGGAACCAGGCTTGCCACAGCGCCCGTGCGTAGATCGTTCATCGGCGATCGGCCGGCGCCGGCAGGCCGGGCAACCAGGCGGTGAGGCCCTCCCGGATTCCTCGATCGATCTCCGCGCGCCGGGCCGGGCCGGCGGGTGCGGCGGACTCGCCGCATTGACAGCGGAGGCCGTCGAACGGGTTCTGGTCGGCTCCGGTCAGCCCCGGTTCTGCGGCGGCCGACGCGGCGCAACCGAGGCCACCGAATGCGACGGCGGCGCCGACCAGGAGCTTGGCGAGCAAGCGTGGAGTGAGCATGTCGGTAGGACGCGGCAACTCACCGATCCGGTTCACCCCGTGCGCTACTCGACTGGCTTCAGGCGGCTCTCGAACGTTGCATGAGGATGCCCTTGGCCTGGCCGATGAGGTCGCGGCCTTCGATCGTCGGTCTTTCTCAGCGAGCGAGCGTCGCGGTGAGGTAGCCGGACGCGCCCCCGAACGACGCCAGCTCGTCATCGGGTAACTCGAATCCGTGCGCCGCGTAGGCCTGCTCGGTCGTACGGATGTCGGTCCGCCAACCGTGCCCGGCGAGGTAGTCGGCGGCGGTATTGCGTTCGCCGGTGTAGAAGAGCTCGGCCAAGTTGATGTTGGAGCCGATGCGCCGCGACCGCTCGGTGAGCCTTTCGGCCCAGTCGGACGGTATGCCGCGCATGTCCAGGTGCTCGGTCGCTATCCGGCTGCCCGGAGACGAGAGCGCGGCGATGTTGTCGAACAAGCGGTCCTGCGCGTCCGGGGGCAGGTAGACCAACAGGCCCTCGGCGGTCCAGGCGGTCGGCTGCCGGGGATCGAACCCGGCGTTGGTCAACGCCGCGGGCCAATCGTCGCGCAGGTCGACCGCAACCGTTCGCCGCGCCGCGGTCGGCTCGGCCCCCAGGTCGCGCAGTGTCCTCGTCTTGAACTCGATGACATCGGGTTGGTCTATCTCGTAGACCACCGTTTGCGCGGGCCACGGCAGCCGGTACGCCCTGGTGTCCAGCCCGGAAGCCAGGATGACGGCCTGCCGGATGCCCGCGGCGGTGGCTTGCAGGAAGAAGTCGTCGAAGAAGCGGGTACGCACGGTGATCTGTTCGTCCATGGCACGGCGGTTCAGCAGGGGATCGCTGGTCTGCCCGAGCTCGCCGTCGATCAGCTTGACGAAGGTGTCGATACCTACGGCGCGGACCAGCGCGTCGGCCCAAGGATCGTCGAGAAGCGGTTCCGGTCCCTTGGATGCCATCGCGCGCGACGCGGCGACCGCGGTCGCGGTCGCGCCGACGCTGGACGCGAGATCCCAGGTGTCGTTCTCGGTGCGGCCCATTCGAAGCTTCCTCCCCGTGGCGTTCCAAGCATTAGTTAGGTCAGTTAAGCGATGGCTTCACTGTACGCCGTGTGGCCAAGAACCTCAGTCGACCAGGGATTGGGTGCCGAGAACGATTGCCAGAGAGAGGAGTTCGGCGTCCTTCGTGCCGGGTTCGGCGGTGTACATCATGATACGCAGGTCGTCGGCCGCAACGATGAGCGTGTCGCAGTCCAGCGCGATGCGACCGACGTCGGGATGGTCGATGATCTTGTGCCGAGCGAAGTCCTGATGCGGCTCCGGGACGGCGCCGGATTCCCAGAGTTCGGTGAACCGCGGGCTGCGCGCGGCGAGCTGGCGGATCAGTTGTTTCAACCGCTGGTCGGCCGGATACCGGGCCGAGGTGAGGCGCAGGTCGGCAACCAGTCCGGCCTCGAACACCGCACGCTCGTCGGCGGTGTGGACGGCGCGGGTGCCCGGGCCCACGAGGTTGCGCCAGACGCTGTTGCGCTCGACTCCCCGCCAGCTCGTCGTCTGGCCCATCAGCGCGTCGTACGGCGCGTTGGCGACGAGCAGTGTCCAGGTGGCGTCGTAGACGGCGACCGGGGTGTGGGCCAGGCGGTCGAGTAGGCGCTGCACGCTGGGCGTGATGCGGGAGGGTACGACGTCGAGGCCGGGCGTGACGTGCCCCGCGAGCAGGAAGAGGAGATCGCGCTCGGCGTCGGAGAGGCGCAGCGCCCGGCAGAGCGCCTCGACGACCTGGACCGACGGCGAGGTGGCCCGGCCCTGCTCGAGGCGGGTCAGGTAGTCGACAGAGATCCCAGCCAGCCCGGCGAGTTCTTCGCGACGCAGACCCGTCGCGCGGCGACGCCCTCCGACGGGAACGCCCACCGCCGACGGCCGCACCCGGTCGCGCCAGTGCCGCACCGTCCTGCCGAACTCCCAGGATTCCATCTTCCTACTGTGCTCGACGCGGACCCCGCGAGAAAGGTTCGGTCCTGGTACCGCCAGTCCTACGAAAACCGGACGACTGCCTGAGCGCCTGGTTCCCGACGAGACTCCTTGCCATGAACCCGATTGCATCCGGCTCCGTGCTCATCACCGGGCCGACCAGCGGACTGGGCAGGGCCACCGCATTGGCGCTCGCGCGTCGCCCCGCGGCCGAGCGCCCCGACTTGCTGTTGGTCGGCAGACCCGGTCGGCACCTGAGCGAGGTAGCGCGGGAGGCGAGCGCGGCCGGGGCGACCGTCCGCGAGATCGGTTGCGACCTTTCACGGCTCGCGGATGTGCGCAGCGCGGGGCAAACGGTCCAGCGGCTGCTGGACTCGTCCGCGGTGCGCCCCCTGCGCGGGTTGATCGCCAACGCCGGTGTCGGGATGATCGATACCCACACCACGTCGGCGGACGGGTACGAGCTGACCTTCGCCGTGAACCACCTTGCCCACGCCCGGCTCGTCGGCGACCTCCTCGGCTCCTTCGCCGCGCCCGCCCGCATCGTGCTGCTGGGGTCGAACACGTACCACCAGAACGTCTTTCGCCGCGTGCTGCACGTGCCGCCGGCACGCTGGCGCGATCCGATCGAGCTGGCCCGGCCCACACCCGCCGACGAGCCCGCCACACTCGAACTGGGCGGGATCGCCTACTCCACCTCCAAGCTCGCGATCCTTTACTACGCGCACGAGCTGCAACGCAGAGCACCGGCGGGCATCAGCGTGACGGTGTTCGAACCCGGGTTCATGCCGGGCACCGGCCTGGGGCGCGAGCGGGGTGTCGGCCTGCAACGCATCGGCCGCCTCGTGCAGCGCGTCCCAGGTGTTTCGTCGCCGGCGCGGTCAGGCCCGGCGTTGGCGTCGGTCGTGCTGGACGATCGCTGGGCGCATCTGCGCGACGGCGCGTTCGTCGTCAAAGACAGGGAGCGGGCGGTGAAGGCGTTCGCGCACGACCGAATCCGCGAGGCGCGCTTGTGGGAGGCCACCGCCGAACTGCTGGATTCCGCACGGGTCTGAGATGAGATCGCCGGCGCCCACTGCCGACTCAGCAAAGGTTCAGGCATTCGCCATTTGCGCGTAACTTTCCCTGGCAATCCGGTCACCGTGAGGGAAATTCCGGGCCGCTGCGCAAAGCAAGGCAGCTTTGCCGGTCTGCGCGGGCAGATCCGGTCTCGGGATGCGCGCGCATCCGGAACATGCTTCAATAACATCTGCCCGTAGGAAACAGTTGCATATATGCATCGTTGGCCCGAGGAAGGGTGGACAGCGCAGTCTTCACGCGCCTCGGCCGACGCGGGCCCGAGTCGATTTCCCGAGTTGATTCGATGTGAGAGGGAGCTGCACGGAAATGATCACGAAGAAGACGAGTGTCATCGCCTTAGGTGCGCTGCTGACCGCCCTGGTGGTGCCCACGGCCGTGGCGAGCGCCGACAGTACGGACGCGGACTTCAGCAATTACCTGAACTCGGCGGGCATCCACCTTGGCACCACCGCACAGACCGCGAAGATGGCGCAGGTGATGTGTCAGGACCTGGACGCCGGATTCACCCAGAACGACGAGATAACCCAGTTCACGGGCTCACATCGGCTGGATAAGGACCAAGCCCAGCTCTTTGTCGGTGCGGCCACGGCGGAATACTGCCCGAGTCACCACAATTCCAACAAGCCGGCCGCTAAGTGACGAGAGGGCCCGCCGGGTCCGGGCCGGTCAGGACCGGGGGCTGCCCGCCACGATCGCGGCGAGATCGTCGCGATCCGACACGTCCAGCTTGATGCATGCGCGGTAGATGTGGCCCTCCACGGTCCGCACCGAAACGTGCAGTCTGCGGGCGATTTCGCGGTTGGACAGGCCCTCGGCGATCATCGAGGCGATTTCCCGCTCGCGCGGGCTCAGCGGCAGCGGGCGCGCCGCCGACCGGATCGCCGGGGTGATGGCCCCGCCGCACAGGGCGGCCAGGTGTAAAGCCCGCCCGGCGGATTCGGCACTCCGGCGGCGCTGCCCGGCCTGATCGTGCATCGGGACCGCTTGCGCGGCGGCGTCGGCCGCCGAAAGCAGGAGTCCCGCGTTCTCGAAATCCCCGCTGACCGCGTCGAGGGCGTCCGCATCGGCGTCGGCGACGGCGGTGGCGTGGCGCAGGTACAGCTTGGCCACCGAGCCGTCCAATTCCGGGACGAGAGCCGCCAGCGGCTCCGCGACGCCGCGGTCCCCGAACCTGGCCGCATGATGGAGGGCTTCGGCTTCCAGGGCGTACTGCCCCGCCTGGCGGGCCGCCTGTGCGGCACGGCGCGCCGCCTCGGCCGCGGTTCGCTCGCCGCCGGCGGCCGCCTTGAGCCAGGCCTCGGCGATCATCCGCTGCGGCTCGTGCAGCTCCACCTGGCGTCCGGTGTGTTCGGTCGCGTCGTTGAGCACCCGTTCGGCCTGGCCGGTTTGACCCAGCGCGGCGTAGGCCCGCGCCAGCAGCAGCCGCCCCGGAAGCCGCCAGGGCAGCGACGTTTCGGCGTTGAGCGCGGCGAGCGCCTGTTCGATGGACGAGATCGCCCCGGGAAAGTCGCCGCGGTAGGTGGCGACCAGCCCGGCCGCGATCTTGGCGATCGCCCAGCCGAGAAACTGTCCCTCGGAGGAGAACTGGGTATATTCCGCGACCCGCCGGTCCGCCTGGTCGAGCTGTCCGGTGTGGGTCAGCGCCAGCACGTCGCAGTAACGGACCATGACGCGGATCATGCCGTCGGTCGGCTTCTGTTCGGCACGGCAGCGGGCGGCGATGGGTTCGTATTCGCTGCCGCGCCCGGCCACCGGCAGCGCCAGGCCGGCCGCGAAGGCCGCGAAGTCCACGGCCTGCTTGGGCGCATCGGGGTTGCTCAGCACCGCCTCGGCGGCGGGCAACCCGGTGTCGAACCGGTTCTCGTGCACCGCCATCGCCGCACCGGTCGCCTCGACGATCAGCCGCAGGGCCGGGTGGGTGACCCGCCGGTTGAGCAGAGCCAAGACCTCATGGGCCTGTTGTACCTGACCCATCGACCAGAAAAGGATCGACAGCCGCGGGATGCCCCAGAGGACGAGCTGCAGCTCGTCGAGATTGTCGGGTTCGAAGCTGGCGAGGATCGCGTCCGCCTCGCGTGGCCGCCCCTGCCACAGCAGCGCCCGCGACAGCAGCTCCGCCGCGCGCAAGCCGTCACCGCGCTCGAAAGCGCTGCGCGCCAGCTGTTCTCCCAGCGGTAGGTTGGCCAGGAACACGGCGTCCTTGGCCGCCGCCACCAGCAGGTCGTTGTCGGGGGGCTTGTCGCTGTCGATGGACAGCTGCGCCAGCCGAATCCGCTCCGCCGCCGATTCGATTCCTTGCGCGCTCAGCTCGGTGACGATGCGCCCGCGCAACTTGCGGGCCGATGCGGTGCCGATCCGGCGGCGGATCACCTCACCGTAGAGGGGGTGGCTGATCCGGGCGTTGACCTGATTGCCGTCCCGCACGATCCGCAGCAGGCCCTGCGCTTCCGCGGCGTCGACGGCCGCTTCGCCGGCCAGGTCGGACAGGGTGCCGATCTCGAGGGGTTCGCACAGCGCCAGCAACTCCAGCGCTCGGACAGCCGCTTCCCCGGCACGCTTGAAGCGGTCCTCCAGCAGGTCGGCGAACCCCGCCGACACCGTGGTCGGTCCGCGCAGCTGCCACACACCGTTGACGCTGCTCAGGGTGTTTGCCTCCAGGGCACCCTCGACCAGGTGCCGCAGGAACAACGGGTTACCGCCGGAGGCTTCCCACATGACTTCGGCGGACAGTTCCTCGAGGGTGCCGCCCAGCACCGTCTCGACCAGCGCGATGCTCTGCTGCTTGCTGAACGGCTGCAAGTCGAGCCGCTCCATATAGCCGTCTTTCCACAGCGACGTGACCGCGTCGGGAACGGGCTCCCCGCTGCGCACCGTGGCGACAATGTGCCCGGCGCCTTCGGCGGCGATCTGGTGCAGCAAAGTGGCCGAGAGCTGGTCGAGCAAGTGGGCGTCGTCGACGCCGATGACCGCATCCGAGCTGCTGACGATCGATCCGCGGGCTTGGCTCAAGAGGGCGATCGGATCGCGCGCGCCGGTGGAGCCGACCCACTGCGCGAACGCGCCCAGCGGGATGCCGCGCGAGGTTTCGGTGCATGCGGCCCAGTGCACCGGGGTGGCCAGCGCTTTTGTCACTGTCCGGGCCAGCGTGGTCTTGCCGACCCCCGCCGCACCGATCACGAGCACGCCGCAACCATCGACTCCGGTCAGGGCAGCGCGTATCGTCTGCTGCTCGACCGGGCGATCCAGCAACTGCCAACTGCCGGCCATGAGCGGAGTTTAAGTGTTGGCGGTCCGATCTGCCCGGCAAAAAAATCCGGCCAGACGGAAAATTTGCCGACGAGATGGGGTGCGGTTTGTGGTTGGCGGCCCCCACCCAGCCGCCGGCACGGTGGGTCAGTCGGGCAGGTCGCCGTGCGTGGGCTCCAACGACCGCGCACGGTTCTTCCGGTGCCGGAACTGGCTGGAGGCGTCATAGACACGCAGCTTCATGCGGTTGATCGGCCCCAGCGGCCGGTGGGCGCTCAGGCCACGCCAGGAGTTGAAGGCGAGCACCTCGTCACCGAAATATCTGCGCGCATCGGTGTAGGGATTCTGCTGCGGATACGTCAGCGTGGCGACGCGCACGTAGGGAGACTGCGTTTCCGGCCACTCGACGGTGGCATCTTCGATCGGCATGCTGGCCAGGTCGGTGCACAGCTGGGCGCACAGGTGATACTCGGCCGCCTCGGTGCTGAAGAAGTCGACCATCATTTCCCGGTAGGCCTCGGGCCCGGCCGTTCGCGACAAGGGTTGGCCGGCGAAAGGCTTGAGGTTGGCCGAGCCCGGCACGACTTTGAACTTCGCGACGTAGTCGCCCCACCGGATCGGTGCCGCGGAGAAGAAGTCCATGCCCAGCATGTTGTCGTTGGGGGCGATGAACACCTGCATGGGCAGCGGGAGGCGCCTGCCCAAGAAAGCGAGCAGCGGTTCGGCGAGGCGCAGCACCCAGATGACAAACGCGAGCTGGCGGTCGGACAACCGCACCAGCAGCCCGGCCAGCGGCATGCCCTTCTCGAGATAGTCCTTCACGTCCTTGAACGGGAATTCCTTATGGGTGACCAGCAGGAAGTCCTGGGTGTCCGCGTCGTCGTCGGCCAGGCAGCGCTCCCCCGTCACGCCGAGCACCTTGATCGCCAACCCGTGCACGCCGCGGACCTGGTCGCTGCGCAGCACTCCGGCGGTGCTCGACAGCCGCGCGATCACCTCGTAGGTGGCGGCGTCGGCGAAGAGGCCCTGCTTGAGTTCGACCGGCAGGTCGCCCTCGATGGTCAGCCTGCCGCGCAGGATGGCGTGGCTCTTGGCATGCGCGTCGCGCAGCGCGTGCCCGTATCTGCGGTACACGCGCTCGTTGGCACGAGTCAATTTCTCGATGATGCGGGCGATGTCGAGGTCTTCGCCCGGGGCGGGCTGTTCGAGACGGTCGCTATAGCGCAGGTAGGGCGAGGGCGCGTCTCCGGGCGGGGCGCTGACGGCGGGGGCCGGCCGCGCCACCAACGGCGCCGGGCCGGCTACCGGCCACGGCGCGAACGGGTTGGACACGCCGCGCAGCGACGGCTCCAGCTCCGGCATGTGCCGCAGCAGCATGGT
Proteins encoded in this region:
- a CDS encoding SDR family NAD(P)-dependent oxidoreductase, whose amino-acid sequence is MNPIASGSVLITGPTSGLGRATALALARRPAAERPDLLLVGRPGRHLSEVAREASAAGATVREIGCDLSRLADVRSAGQTVQRLLDSSAVRPLRGLIANAGVGMIDTHTTSADGYELTFAVNHLAHARLVGDLLGSFAAPARIVLLGSNTYHQNVFRRVLHVPPARWRDPIELARPTPADEPATLELGGIAYSTSKLAILYYAHELQRRAPAGISVTVFEPGFMPGTGLGRERGVGLQRIGRLVQRVPGVSSPARSGPALASVVLDDRWAHLRDGAFVVKDRERAVKAFAHDRIREARLWEATAELLDSARV
- a CDS encoding DUF732 domain-containing protein, with protein sequence MITKKTSVIALGALLTALVVPTAVASADSTDADFSNYLNSAGIHLGTTAQTAKMAQVMCQDLDAGFTQNDEITQFTGSHRLDKDQAQLFVGAATAEYCPSHHNSNKPAAK
- a CDS encoding catalase family protein translates to MARPAPAVSAPPGDAPSPYLRYSDRLEQPAPGEDLDIARIIEKLTRANERVYRRYGHALRDAHAKSHAILRGRLTIEGDLPVELKQGLFADAATYEVIARLSSTAGVLRSDQVRGVHGLAIKVLGVTGERCLADDDADTQDFLLVTHKEFPFKDVKDYLEKGMPLAGLLVRLSDRQLAFVIWVLRLAEPLLAFLGRRLPLPMQVFIAPNDNMLGMDFFSAAPIRWGDYVAKFKVVPGSANLKPFAGQPLSRTAGPEAYREMMVDFFSTEAAEYHLCAQLCTDLASMPIEDATVEWPETQSPYVRVATLTYPQQNPYTDARRYFGDEVLAFNSWRGLSAHRPLGPINRMKLRVYDASSQFRHRKNRARSLEPTHGDLPD
- a CDS encoding helix-turn-helix transcriptional regulator, which codes for MESWEFGRTVRHWRDRVRPSAVGVPVGGRRRATGLRREELAGLAGISVDYLTRLEQGRATSPSVQVVEALCRALRLSDAERDLLFLLAGHVTPGLDVVPSRITPSVQRLLDRLAHTPVAVYDATWTLLVANAPYDALMGQTTSWRGVERNSVWRNLVGPGTRAVHTADERAVFEAGLVADLRLTSARYPADQRLKQLIRQLAARSPRFTELWESGAVPEPHQDFARHKIIDHPDVGRIALDCDTLIVAADDLRIMMYTAEPGTKDAELLSLAIVLGTQSLVD
- a CDS encoding helix-turn-helix transcriptional regulator; translation: MAGSWQLLDRPVEQQTIRAALTGVDGCGVLVIGAAGVGKTTLARTVTKALATPVHWAACTETSRGIPLGAFAQWVGSTGARDPIALLSQARGSIVSSSDAVIGVDDAHLLDQLSATLLHQIAAEGAGHIVATVRSGEPVPDAVTSLWKDGYMERLDLQPFSKQQSIALVETVLGGTLEELSAEVMWEASGGNPLFLRHLVEGALEANTLSSVNGVWQLRGPTTVSAGFADLLEDRFKRAGEAAVRALELLALCEPLEIGTLSDLAGEAAVDAAEAQGLLRIVRDGNQVNARISHPLYGEVIRRRIGTASARKLRGRIVTELSAQGIESAAERIRLAQLSIDSDKPPDNDLLVAAAKDAVFLANLPLGEQLARSAFERGDGLRAAELLSRALLWQGRPREADAILASFEPDNLDELQLVLWGIPRLSILFWSMGQVQQAHEVLALLNRRVTHPALRLIVEATGAAMAVHENRFDTGLPAAEAVLSNPDAPKQAVDFAAFAAGLALPVAGRGSEYEPIAARCRAEQKPTDGMIRVMVRYCDVLALTHTGQLDQADRRVAEYTQFSSEGQFLGWAIAKIAAGLVATYRGDFPGAISSIEQALAALNAETSLPWRLPGRLLLARAYAALGQTGQAERVLNDATEHTGRQVELHEPQRMIAEAWLKAAAGGERTAAEAARRAAQAARQAGQYALEAEALHHAARFGDRGVAEPLAALVPELDGSVAKLYLRHATAVADADADALDAVSGDFENAGLLLSAADAAAQAVPMHDQAGQRRRSAESAGRALHLAALCGGAITPAIRSAARPLPLSPREREIASMIAEGLSNREIARRLHVSVRTVEGHIYRACIKLDVSDRDDLAAIVAGSPRS
- a CDS encoding class I SAM-dependent methyltransferase; its protein translation is MGRTENDTWDLASSVGATATAVAASRAMASKGPEPLLDDPWADALVRAVGIDTFVKLIDGELGQTSDPLLNRRAMDEQITVRTRFFDDFFLQATAAGIRQAVILASGLDTRAYRLPWPAQTVVYEIDQPDVIEFKTRTLRDLGAEPTAARRTVAVDLRDDWPAALTNAGFDPRQPTAWTAEGLLVYLPPDAQDRLFDNIAALSSPGSRIATEHLDMRGIPSDWAERLTERSRRIGSNINLAELFYTGERNTAADYLAGHGWRTDIRTTEQAYAAHGFELPDDELASFGGASGYLTATLAR
- a CDS encoding NAD-dependent malic enzyme, whose translation is MSDDKRGQARLFDALTTKGTAFTEDERRKFGLLGLLPTAVKTIDEQAAHCWHEFSTRRDGLDQHIYLRALQDRNETLFYRVLSDHIPETLPVVYTPTVGEACQRFSEIYRRPRGLFVSYPDRDRLGEVLGNRPHRDVDVIVVTDGQRILGLGDQGIGGMGIPIGKLSLYTLIGGIDPARTLPIVLDVGTDNVELLDDPQYLGWRHRRIDDDTYYEFIDQFVTAVREQLPDVLLQWEDFATAHAQPILARYRDKLLTFNDDIQGTAAVTLGALHGAAKVAGRPLSQQQVVMLGAGSAGIGVLDMIRREMVNEGLSERAARERLWVVDVVGLLTDDRTDLSEGQRDFAQPADRVADWKLSGPAQLADVVHNVDVGVLLGLSTAAGAFTEEIVREMAAKADRPIIFPLSNPTSRAEAHPAELDHWTDGRALIATGSPFAPLQHDGVEKRIAQCNNVYIFPAMGLAVTAAQASRVTDEMMRVAAATLGDASPALTDPDQPLLPDWADVPDIAVRIAHAVAVQAVADGVAPERSDQELAGRIDEVRWTAEYPETSA
- a CDS encoding GGDEF domain-containing protein, which codes for MTAPLRAWWSQPDQFDWITSFLLQRGMLRPARMIMSVVAGSSALVPLTVLPSQSHPTAVQVVTAVFGAAVTVGMTAMWLTRWPTRRQSQAGAVIGALCIGGWSLIQPTAALAALACTAMAVTGGYMAFFHSLRLLLVNALVATVLAATVVLRLAIEVNVATAVSALWVINFVNLSIPLAIWGISQAMGLYAQRSEEDALTGLLNRRAFTAAVAVRLANPPQAHTHLAVVMIDLDNFKRINDTHGHPAGDRALRSVAELLRAHTPADAVICRAGGEEFLVAVTAADADVWPLTARFCDAFAGLSPKITASIGSASTALHLLTGPDVARLIDELVVSADRAMYAAKRNGGNQACHSARA